A stretch of Triticum aestivum cultivar Chinese Spring chromosome 1D, IWGSC CS RefSeq v2.1, whole genome shotgun sequence DNA encodes these proteins:
- the LOC123163100 gene encoding mitochondrial import inner membrane translocase subunit Tim9, with protein MDTTGAAAAAAGGGSEEEDQARLAAITDNLKARDSIRLYAWLSHRCFSDCVTTFYRKTLGKREGDCVRACVRKYQLATAASAARFNKLADPSAAADDDDEDD; from the exons ATGGAcaccaccggcgccgccgccgccgccgccggcggaggCAGCGAGGAGGAGGACCAGGCCCGCCTGGCCGCCATCACCGACAACCTCAAGGCCCGTGACTC GATCCGGCTGTACGCCTGGCTCTCGCACCGGTGCTTCTCCGACTGCGTCACCACCTTCTACCGCAAGACGCTGGGCAAGCGCGAGGGGGACTGCGTCCGCGCCTGCGTCCGCAAGTACCAGCTCGCCACCGCCGCGTCCGCCGCCCGCTTCAAcaagctcgccgacccctccgccgcggccgacgacgacgacgaggacgactgA